Proteins from a single region of Desulfovibrio sp. X2:
- a CDS encoding ABC transporter substrate-binding protein, with the protein MRFASVGWTGVTVKTELAVKILQTLGYQASNTMLSVPIVYTALSTNEADVFLGNWMPSMKSIAEKYFADGSVVKYVANMTGAKYTLAVPSYEAKAGLKSFADIARFADKLDHKIYGIEEGNDGNEIIEQMIKRNDFGLGNFQLIPSSEAGMLAQVMSYAKEGKWIVFLGWAPHYMNTLIDMTYLTGSTDKTFGPNDGTATVYTNLRKGFAAQRPNVAVFLKHLVFPVSMMNEIMTAMHDNEDLKPLEAGLSWLKKHPKTYAGWLEGVKTVDGEPALPVFESFMASVK; encoded by the coding sequence GTGCGCTTCGCCAGCGTCGGCTGGACCGGGGTCACGGTCAAGACCGAGCTGGCCGTGAAGATCCTGCAGACCCTCGGCTACCAGGCCTCCAACACCATGCTCTCGGTGCCCATCGTCTACACCGCGCTTTCGACGAACGAGGCCGACGTCTTCCTGGGCAACTGGATGCCCTCCATGAAAAGTATCGCGGAGAAGTATTTCGCGGACGGCTCGGTGGTGAAATACGTGGCCAACATGACCGGGGCCAAGTACACCCTGGCCGTGCCCAGCTACGAGGCCAAGGCCGGTCTCAAGAGCTTCGCGGACATCGCCCGCTTCGCCGACAAGCTGGACCACAAGATCTACGGCATCGAGGAAGGCAACGACGGCAACGAGATCATCGAGCAGATGATCAAGCGCAACGACTTCGGCCTCGGCAACTTTCAGCTCATCCCCTCGAGCGAGGCCGGAATGCTCGCCCAGGTCATGTCCTACGCCAAGGAAGGCAAGTGGATCGTCTTCCTCGGCTGGGCTCCCCACTACATGAACACCCTGATCGACATGACCTACCTCACGGGGAGCACGGACAAGACCTTCGGCCCCAACGACGGCACGGCCACCGTGTACACCAACCTGCGCAAGGGCTTCGCCGCACAGCGGCCCAACGTGGCGGTGTTCCTGAAGCACCTGGTCTTCCCGGTCTCCATGATGAACGAGATCATGACCGCGATGCACGACAACGAGGACCTGAAGCCCCTCGAAGCCGGGCTCTCCTGGCTCAAGAAGCATCCGAAGACCTACGCCGGATGGCTTGAGGGCGTGAAGACGGTGGACGGCGAGCCCGCCCTGCCCGTGTTCGAGAGCTTCATGGCCTCCGTGAAGTAG
- a CDS encoding nucleoside triphosphate pyrophosphatase, whose protein sequence is MTARPPAIFQETRDIVLASASPRRLELLGSLGLRFEVQPSRAEEPAPKPGEEPAAYALRMAGLKTLEVAARFPHAVVLGADTVVAVREDDGGPGHDAGIEHILGKPSDEADARRMLGLLAGRTHAVVTGCVLAIPGREPVAFAVSTAVTMGAYSAETLAAYAATGEPLDKAGAYAIQGRGAFLVTRVEGSYTNVVGLPLGEVVKVLLEWDVILPGQG, encoded by the coding sequence ATGACGGCACGCCCCCCGGCCATCTTTCAGGAGACCCGCGACATCGTCCTGGCCTCGGCCTCGCCCAGGAGGCTCGAGCTGCTGGGCTCGCTCGGGCTGCGCTTCGAGGTGCAGCCGAGCCGGGCCGAGGAGCCCGCGCCGAAGCCCGGCGAGGAGCCCGCGGCCTATGCCCTGCGCATGGCCGGGCTCAAGACTCTCGAGGTCGCGGCGCGCTTTCCCCATGCCGTGGTCCTGGGCGCGGACACCGTAGTCGCGGTGCGCGAGGACGATGGCGGGCCCGGGCACGATGCCGGGATCGAACACATCCTCGGCAAGCCCTCGGACGAGGCCGACGCGCGCCGCATGCTGGGGCTTCTGGCCGGGCGCACGCACGCGGTCGTCACCGGCTGCGTCCTCGCGATTCCCGGCCGCGAGCCCGTGGCCTTCGCCGTGTCCACGGCCGTGACCATGGGCGCCTACAGCGCAGAGACCCTGGCCGCCTACGCCGCCACGGGCGAGCCCCTGGACAAGGCAGGCGCCTACGCCATCCAGGGCCGAGGCGCCTTCCTGGTCACCCGGGTGGAGGGCTCGTACACCAACGTGGTAGGGCTGCCGCTGGGGGAGGTGGTGAAGGTTCTGCTGGAGTGGGACGTCATCCTTCCTGGGCAAGGCTGA